TGCGCGAGCACATACAGGCAAGGCCGGTCGTCCTGGATCAAAACGCCCTCGCGGCGCCACTGCTCGAAACGGTCGCGCGCGCGGGTGTAGCGGTTGTCGGCGCCGGTATCGCCTTCTCTCGAGGGCGCCAGGGTCAACTGGACACCGCTGAACGGCTCCGCGGCCAGGCGGGCACGCTCCGCCTCCTTGATCACGTCATAGGGCGGCACGACCACGCTCTTGAGCGGGACGACGTCCGGGTTGTAGCGCACAGCGGCGAAGGGTTGAATATCTGGCATAAAGGGCTATCCGATGCGCGAGCGGGTCAGTGAGCCTAAGAGTGTTGACGTCCTCACTGGAAAAGAAGGTCAATGAGGTGGTGGCCTTCGGGCACCACGAAGTTCGTGTCGCGCATGCCGCGCTCATCAAAGGGCAGGCTGTTGGAACGTTCGGCCTGAGTGTCGAATAAGAGGAACGGAACATCGTAGGCGTCGTGCTTGCGAAGCTTTATCGGAGTGCTGTGGTCAGGGAGGCACAGGAATCGGAAATCGCCCATCTCGCCCATGCCGCTCAACAGCGGACCGAGCGTCTCCTTGTCGATGCGTTCGATGGCCAGGATTTTCTCTTCGAGGTTTCCGCTATGGCCGGCCTCATCGGGACCCTCGAGATGGATGAACGCGAAATCGCGGCCCTCCCGGAGGGCGCTCAATGCGTACTCCGCTTTGCCGGTGTAATTGGTGTCCACGTAGCCGGTGGCGCCGGGGACGTTGGGCGTATACAGCCCGACGAGTTTGCCCAGACCCTTCATCAGGTCCACAGCGGCGATCATGACGCCCTGGCAGCCGTGCTGGGTGCTGAAGAGCGGCAGGGTCGGCGTCCGTCCCGGCCCCCACGGCCAGATCATATTGGCGGGCAGTTTTCCCGCATCGACACGTTTCTGGTTGACCGGGTGATCCAGAAGGACCTCGTACGAGTCCCACATCTTGCGGCGGATCGACTGGTCCTTTTCGCCTTCCGGCATGGCACGCACGAAATGCTGCCCCACGATGTTGTGCGGCGGCGTGCAGCGGAGATCGTCAGGCCCGTCCGTCCACACCATCAGGTGCCGGTAGCCCACGCCCGGATAGAGATGGCGCGTGTCGTTGTTGTAGAACACCTTCCGCGAGAGGAACTCGATCAGTTCCCTGCCCTCTTCCGTGGTGAGGTTGCCCCCGGAATGGTCCAGCATCTTCTCGCCGTCCACGCTCACGAGGTTCACGCGGAAGGCAACGTCGCGGCCCTCGACAGGGACTCCCATGCTTGCGGCTTCAATCGGCGCGCGGCCTGTGTAATACCTGTGCGGATCGTAGCCGAGGAGCGACATGTTAGCGATATCGCTGCCCAGTTCCATGTCGTACGGCGCCGGCGTCGTTCGGCCAACGCGGCCCCGGGCCGCCAGTTGGTCCAGGTTCGGCGTGCGGGCGACCTCCATGGGCGTCTTGCCGTCCAGTTCCTCGATCGGCAGGTCGGAACACCCGTCCATCTGGAGGATGATCTTCTTCACGAAAGCGGCCTTCCCGTCAGGCGTTCGTACGCCTCGCGGTATTTCGCGGCGGTCTTCTCCACAATTTCGGCCGGCAGTTCAGGGGCGGGCGGCGTTTTGTCCCAGTCCAGCGTCTCCAGGTAGTCCCGTGTGAATTGTTTGTCGTAACTTGGCTGGCCATGGCCGGGCTCGTACGAATCCGCCGGCCAGAATCGCGACGAATCCGGCGTGAGTATCTCGTCGATGAGGATGATTGCGCCGTCCTTCGTCCCGAATTCGAATTTGGTGTCGGCGATGATGATCCCCCGGGTCCGGGCGTAGTCGGCGGCGGCGTTGTACAATCCGAGGCTGCGCGCGCGGACCTCGGCGGCAACGTCTTCTCCGACGATTTCGGCCGCCTGCGCGTAGCTGATGTTGATGTCGTGACCTTCCTCGGCCTTTGTCGCGGGGGTGAAAATGGGCTCCGGCAGCCGGTCACTCTCGCGAAGGTCCGGCGGAAGCTCATAGCCGTGGAGCAGCACGGGCTTGCCGGGCGCGGCTTTGACCGCCGTGGAGTATTCCTTCCACAGGCTGCCGCTGATGTATCCGCGGACAACGCACTCGATGGGGAGGCCCTGGGTCTTGACGCCCACGATCGCGCGCCCGGCGAGCGACGGGTCCGGCTTTGCGCCGTATCGGCCGCAAACGTCGTTCCATTCGCCCACAACGTGGTTCGGCTTCGCGGCGTCCAGCGTTCTGAACCAGAAAAGCGAAGTCTGAGTGAGGACGCGGCCTTTGTCCGGTATGCCGTTGGGCATCACGCAGTCAAACGCCGAGATGCGGTCCGAGGCGATCAGAAGGAGTTCGTCGCCGAGGTCGTACACATCGCGCACCTTGCCGCGCCGAAAGACCGAAAATGGGAGGTCAGTCTGAAGAACGATTGAGTTATCCATACCGTAAACTTAGCGGAGGCTGACGGAGGGGGTCAATCGCCCGGGAGATGTCCATGGGAGACCGGCCTCGCGCGGCCGATCTCCCATGGCTGTTGTCCGTGCTCAGAGTCCGGCGAGGGTCCGGATATGGCTTGCCGAGACGGCCTGGTTATACACTCGCACGTCGGCGAGAAGCCCGAGGAAATGATCGCCGCCCGGGGCCGAAGTAGTCTTCGTCCCGAAGTTCAGGGAGTTGTTGGTTACGGCGATCGATCCGGTCGCGGAAGCCTGCGCCGTAACGACACCATCGACGTAGAGGCGCATGGTCTTGCCGTCCCAGGTTCCGGCCATGTAGTGCCAGGCGCCGGTTGATGGCAACGCACACGTTACGGTGCCCACGCCGGTCAGGTCGAATTTGAACAGCCCGGTCTCGGCGAGGAACCGATACTGGTTGTCCGATGAGCCCTTCTGGAGCACGCGCCGGTTCCCGGCCCAGTTGGTCGCATTGATCCACGCCGAAAGCGTGATCGCCGCGGTCGGGTTGAGCGAAGACTGGTCGTTGACGGTGATCGCGTCGTTGGAACCGTTGAACGAGAGCGCGGTGCCGTGGGGACCCGCCGTCGGAGCGGGGGCGCCGGTGACCGTGACCGTGAATCCGGACGGCTGAACGCTCGGAGCGCTCGCACTGGAGCCTCCGGAGACACTGATGACCGGTGAGGCGGCCGTGAACGGGTACCCGGTGGTCATATTGAGCGTGTTTCCGGCGGCGGACTGGTCCTTCACGTTGTTGATCTTCAGCGCATAGTTCGAGCCCCCCACCGGAGCGGGAGTCACGGCCAGGTCAACGGTGAGTCCATCGGATGACGGGGTGGCGCTCTGAATCGTGAGCCCGGGTATCTGATAGTTGGTCTTCACCGAGGCTGTCGCAGCCGAGACAGGTTCGGAGAACGCAACCTGGATGAGTGTCGATCCCGCCAACGCGGACACACCGGTGATTCGCGGCGCCGTGGTGTCATTCACCGTGTAGACGCCAGAGACAACGTTTCCGACTGGCGTGGAGCCATGGAAAGCCTGTACGCTCAGCGTGGTTTGCCGCGTGAGCCAGATGGGCGAAGCGTAAGCAGGGGATGACGACGCGGGTGTCGAGCCGTCCGTCGTGTATCGAAGGGTTGCCGTGGTGTCGTAGAGGGACGGGATCACAGCCACCTGCACGGCGTCGGTGAAAGTGCCGGACGAGGGATTGAGGGTGGGTGTAGAGTCCGCGTAATCGAATGTGTCATACAGCGGCTGCGCCGGAACGGAACCATCGTTGGTGTTCGAAGCCGCGGTCATGGCGAAAACCACGATGTTCGGGGCGTTCGGGAGGGTGATGCTGTGCGCGCCCGCGGGTACGTCCAATGCGTACTCGAAGACGTAGGCGTACTGGTAGTAGTCATTCGCCCCGGCCGCGGTATGCCGGTGTGTGGCCGCGTAAGCGATCGGATCGCGCTTGATGTAGGCAGCCTGCAGGCCGTAGATACCGCCGTCAAGCGGCGGCAGGTTCGGCGACCCGGCCGGCGGCGACCACAGACGGTTGTCCCATTGGCCAACGTATCCGCTCCAGTTCTGAACCGTGAGCGGCGTCACCTTTCCGCCGACGCGGAAAGTGCCCGTGGTGTCCCCATTTGCGGAAGCGGCGAGGAGGTATATCTTTCCGAACCGGCCCGTTGGCAGAGGGATGGTCTGTCCCTGACAGGAAAGCGCGGTCCGGGCGCCTGGCGCGGACCGCGCCAGGCGGAACTTGACCCCTGCCCTGTCGATTGTCGAAGGGAATAGTTCGGCGGGGTAGGTGTACCCGTTGCCGTCCATCCCCTTGGCGACCGCGGTTCCATCGTAACCCAGCGCCTGGATGTCATACGGCAGAGCCAGCGGTCTGCTGGCGGGCGGTACCAGTTTCGTTGTCGGAGCACCAAGACGGATCGCGAACGCTCTGGGGCTGTAAGCGCCCAACGAGACGCTGAATACGCCGTTCGTGATCGCGATCGGACCGAGCGCGTCTTCCTGTCCCGTGACTTCACGCGCCGAGACGATTGGCGCAGCAGCGGAAAGCGTCACGTTGGCGGGCGATCCGCTCATCTCCTGAAGACGGACGATGATCTCATCGCTGTCTTCCGCCCTCTTTACGGCCACGATCCTGACTTGGGAGGAATTGACGCTCAGGAGCGAGAAGGACCGGCCTGCGCTGCCCGCATGCGGATCGGCCTGGAATGCCATCAGGGGCTGGTTGAGCCGGGCCGCTTCCCACTGGGTATTTCCGTTGCGCCAATCGCCCGAGTGTCCCTCCAGGGCATAGAGGACCCGGTGCCGGCCCACGTCCTGTGTGGCCTCATCGGTATAGGAATTGGCGCCGGGAGTCCTGATCAGCGTCAGCCGCAGTGTGTGATCGTCCGGCTTGTCAGAGCCGATTTTGCAGTCTTCCAGCACGGAGACACCGTAGTCGCCGGTCGTGTTGGTGAGATCGAACCACTCGTGCGAGGGCACCTCGTATTTCACCGAGTTGTTGGTCGACCGCTGGACGGTGCCGAGACCCATATTGTACGTGGCGTTCAAGTTGGAGACCGCCAGCGAGAACTCGGTCTTCAACGTGGTTTTGCGCTCGTTCCAATTGATGGTGTTGTCGAACTCCACCCGGTTTCCCGCGGCGCTCGCGGCCAGGCGGATCACCTGGACGAATTTCGAACTGCCCGTCTGTCGCGTTACTTCAAGGGCAACGCGCACAGGGCCGTTTTCTACGATGCGAACGGTTGCGGGGCCGGTCACATATCCGATCGGTGGAGCGCTTTGGTCGGCCCAATCGATATTCCACGCGGGCCAATCCGCGGGCTGCTCGTATTTGAGCGCGAGGCGCGCTGGGCCGGACAGCATCTGCCGGTTGTTCGGTTTGTCGAGGATGGACGAGACGTCTCCATTTGTGTCGAGGGTTACCCGGTAACGCTGATTCTCAAGCGTGTTGGATGTCACGCTCAACCCTGTGGAGATGGCCGTTGGCAGGTCGGCCGGGCGCACGTCGTACGTCGCGGCGCCAACGCTCGGTACCCGGGCGAGAAACAGCACGGTGACCTTGCCGTCCGCTGCGCTGACCAGTTGCGAGGGCGCCTCGACACCGTTGGGGCCGTAAACCCGGACGGCGGCCGGTGTCGCTGGAAACTGAACCGTTGCCTGCACTACGTCTTCACGCGCGATGGACAGCGGGTTGTAGACAACCACCGGTACGCCGGTCGCCGTCGTGTCCAGCGCGCGGGTGATGGCTCCCACTGAATCGGTAAGCACTCCCGCGGACCGGTTCAACGCGACGGTCTCGTCGTTCCATGAGTATTCGTACGCCTTCGGTAGGCTCGTGCCGGGCAGGATGTCGTGGAACTGAGCGCCAAGGATGAGCCGCCAGGTCTCGTTCATGAACCCCAGCGGGTAGGTCGCTCCGCCCAGCCAGTCCGCTGTGACAGCGGCGCGTTCCGCCGCATCGGCCAGCAGTTCGTTCTTGCGGTTCCAGCGCTTCATGTACGCCTGCGACGTGATGGAACCGGCGGAATGCTGCGTGAGGAGCAGATCCCCCGTGTAACTCGGCATCGCGGCGGTCTGAGCGGGCGACAGATCCCTGAACATCCAGTCGGAAGGCGCGGACACTACCGTGACGGGCCCCGTTCCCCGGACCGACGTTTGCTCGTACTGCGCCGATCCGTCCGTCGGCGCGCCCCCCACGTCTCCGGTTCCGAAGTAGCGATAGTCCACGAAGATGCCGGATGATGCGCCCAGATTATTGATCCGCGTGAGCTCTGAGGAAGAATTGCTCTGATCCGACGTTATCGTCGAGCCGTAGCCGCCCGGGTCAAGCGCGGACGTAATGTACCGGCCGTCCGGGCCGTACCATCGGCCGACCGCGAACGGAATGCCCACCGCGGAGCCCCAGGTCAGCTTCTGAGTCGCAAACCCCTTCAGGCCGCAATGCGCCAGGATGGATGGCAACGACCAGGGGAAACCGAAGCAGTCGGGGAGCTGGTAGTCAACGCTCTCGGTACCAAACTCCCGGCGGAAGTAGTGATTGCCGTAGAGGATCTGACGGATAATCGATTCGGCCGAAGGTGTGTTGACGTCGTTTTCCTCGACCGAAGAACCGGCGACGTGCCAGCGTCCCAGATCGATGTACTGCTTCAGCCGCGCGTAACTGGCCGGGTAATATTCCTTCATCATCTGGTATCGGTTGGAACCGGTGAATGAGAAGGTGTAGTCCGGGTACTTGTCGAACAGCGTGAAATTATCGTTCAACGTCCTCGGGATGTAATCCCGAATCGTGTCCAGATATGTCCACCGCCATTGAGTGTCCAGATGCGCATAGCCCACTTCGTAAAGGACTTTGTCCTTCGTGATGTCGTAGGCGCTGCGTGCGGGCGGTTTCCAGTCGGGCGGCGGCGCGGCATGGCAGAGCGTGCCGGGCAGAACACCAAGCATCAAAACAAGAATGGCCTTTTTCATGAATACCTGCCTGTAGAGGCGAAATGGCCGGCCCCAAGGTGGGGCCGGAATGCGCGAGAGGCGCCGCGTTATCAAGATATGGTGTCCCAATTTCACCGACTGCATCAAAAATCTGTGCTCCTTCGGGTGATATAATAATCCAGGGTCATCTATCATCGGACCCGCCCACCGTCTCATTCAGCTGGAATGGAGCGCCTGTATGCATACCTCGCCCAGACTTGGTCCGTCACTTGCGGCAGCACTCTGCCTCGCTACAGTCCACGTGGCGGCATCCCCTGTTACCGACCGCGCATCCGTCGGCCCGGCAGGCGCGCAGGGCACCGCCCGTTCCGGCAGTCCCGCCCTGAGCGCGAACGGCCGATACGCGGCGTTCATTTCGGACGCGCCCAATCTTGTGACCGGTGACACGAACGGGTCCAACGACGTCTTCGTCCGGGACACCGCAGCCCGCACAACGGCGCGCGTGTCCATCGCTTCGGACGGCTCAGAGGCGAACAGCGGCTCCGACGAATGGGATGCGCCATCCATAAGCGCTGACGGCCGTTATGTGGCCTTCACTTCGAACGCGTCCAATCTGGTTCCGGGCGTCGCCAACGGTGTCACCAATGTTTTCGTTCGCGATCTGGCCGCCGGCGTCACTACGTGCGTTTCGTTGGATTCCGGCGGCGCTCCCGGGAACGATAACAGTTTCGCGCCTTCCATCAGTGCGGACGGCCGCTACGTGGCCTTTGCGTCCAACGCGTCGAATCTTGTATCAGGGGACACGAACGCCGCTTCGGACGTGTTCGTGCGCGATACGCAGACGGGCGTCACGCGTCGCGTTTCCGTCGCGCCGGACGGCACGGAGGGCAACGGCCCGTCGGGGTACCCCTGCATCAGCGCCAACGCCAAGTTTGTAGCCTTCGCAAGCGCCGCATCCAACCTGTCGCCGAATGACGCGAACGACGCCGCGGACATTTTCGTCTGCGACCTTCAGTCGGGAAGCGTCTCGCTGGCATCCACGGCTTCAGACGGCACGCCAGGCAACGATTGGTCGGACTATACTCCGTCGCTGAGTGCGGATGGGCGCTACGTAGCGTTCCTGTCGAACGCCTCCAACCTCGTGGCCGCCGACACCAACGGATCCGCCGACGTTTTCGTACACGACATGCAGTCCGGGTGGACGGTTCTGGCCTCGGCGGACAGCAGCGGGACCATCGGGAATGATGCGTCCTTCTCGCCTTGCCTCAGCGCGGACGCCCGGTACGTCGCCTTTGCATCGCTCGCTTCCAATCTGACGGCCGGCGATGTCAACGGCGCCGCGGACCTGTTCATCCGTGACCTCTGGCTTGGACGCACGGCCCTGGCGTCGCTCGATTCCGCCTCCGCGCAGGGGAACGGCTGGTCGGGGCCGATGTACCCCCCATCCCTCAGCGGTGACGGGAGCTCGGTGGCGTTCGAGTCATGGGCGTCCAACCTCGTCGCGGCGGACACCAACGGCGCGGGCGATGTCTTCGTGCGAAGCGCTCTTTTCGCCGCTCCGCCGTTCACAACGGGGGACAAATTGGGTACCCTTCGCGCCGCTGGCGGACTGGATGTGCTGACGGGCGCTCAGTTGACGCGGCTGAATGTGGTAACCACGGGGAGTTCGTTCAGTGTCGTCGATATTCTCGACGCGGTGCGCGTTGCCAGGAAGGCGGCGGGGCTGGAGCCGTAGCGGAAAGCATCGAGGCTGTTTCAGAAACGGGACTCCGGCGCCTCGCCGGAGTCCCGTTCTGGTTTGTCCGCTACAGCACGCGGACCTTCGGGTAATAGCCGTACTGGTACGGCTGGCTTCCGCTTGGGTTGCATTTCACCGGTTTGCTGTAGCCGGCGTGGCCATCCAGATACACGAAATTGTTTCCGCCCATGTGGCGCGTCAGGCCGTAGAACCACCCGCCATCATTGGGCGGAGGTGTGGACCAGGGCCAGTAGACATAACCGGTCACGCCGTCATATTTCCCGACTTCGTCTTTGAAGCCGCCGTTGTTGTTGACCCAGATACCGTAGGAATAAGGGAACTCGCCGTCGCCAAAGATGCCAACATCGGACGGAGATCTCACCTTGGTGATGAGCGCGGGCGAGCCTTTGCCGGCTCCAGGCGTCTGGCTGCGGCCGCCCCATCCTATCATGGGCTCGTTGTAAGAGTAGCCCACGTTCTTGTACTTGGTCAGGTCGACCGGGTAGTCTGTCGGGATCCAGTAGGTCTTGTGTGGTACATACGCATTGGAGGTTTTCAGGGTGATGCTCGGGCAGGCCCACACGTCGGTGGATTTCACGTATGGTTCAAGGCAAACGATAAAATTCGCCTGCCTTCCGCCGGGGTTGTCCGTCGGGGCATACGGATTATACATCAGCCGTCCGTCGTTATCATCCAGGTACATATGAAGGGCATTGGCCAGCTGTTTCGTGTTGGAAAGGCAGGCGATCATTTTGGCGCGTTCGCGGGCCTTCGCGAATACCGGGAAGAGGATCGCCGCCAGGATCGCGATGATCGCGATCACTACCAGCAATTCGATGAGTGTGAAACCGGCTCCGCGCCGGGAACGTCTTGCGAGTGTTTTCATATTCGTCTCCAGGGCTGAAGGCCGAGGGTTGGGGGCTGAGGTAAGTGTCCACCTCTCGGCCCTCATCCCTCCCCCCTCAGCCCTTAATTCCGGTAAGCGTAATGCCTTCCACGAAGGTCTTCTGTGCAAGGAAGTAAAGCACGAGGATGGGCATTGCCATAATCGTGCTGGCGGCCATGAGCATGCTCCACTCAGCGCCGTGCTGACTCACGAACTGCTGGAGGCCGATGCTGAGTGTATACTTGTTCGGGTCGTTCAGATACATGAGCGGGCCCATGAAGTCGGTCCACGCCCCGATAAAGGTGAAGAGGGCCACGGTAGCAAGCGCCGGCTTGCTGAGCGGCATGATGATCCGGCTGTAAATCCCCAGTTCCGTTGCTCCATCCATGCGCGCGGACTCGCTGAGTTCCGCGGGGATGGACCGGAAAAACTGGCGCAGCAGAAAGACGAAAAAGGCGCTTCCGAAGAAGGTTGGCACGATGAGCGGCTTATACGTGCCGATCCAGTGAAGCCATTTGAAGATCATAAACACCGGGATCATCGTCACCTGGCCGGGCAGCATAAGCGTTGCGAGGACGATGATGAAAAGGGTGTCGCGTCCCTTCCAGGGGATTCGCGCGAAGCTGTAGGCGACGAGTGAACACGAAAGAACGGTGCCGAAGATGCTGGCGAAACAGATGATGAGCGTGTTGAAGGTATATTGGGCGAACGGGATATAGTGAACCGCCCGAACGTAGTTGCTCCACATCACGGGCTGCGGGAACCACTTGTCCACCTCGAATATCTGCCGGTCCGTCTTCAGCGAAGTCACGACGAGCCAATAAAACGGCGCCACGAAGATGACGGCGAGTGACAGGAGCACGATGTGCGCAACGACGGTGGACGGGCGCGTGCGGGGCCTCTTCCGCGGCCGGAGGACTGGTTCCTGAATCCTTGAGGAATCCTGCATCAGTCGCCCCCTCCGTAATAGACCCACCGCGCGCTGCTCTTCATCACCACAAGCGAGCAGACCAGCGTAATCGCGAACAGCACCCAGGCCATCGCGCTGGCATAGCCCATCTTCCAGTCCACGAAGGCGCCCATGAACAGGTGAAGGGCGTAGAACATCGTCGAGTCCTGCGGGCCTCCCTTGGTCATCACGTAGGCTTGCGTGAAGTACTGGAACATTCCGATGATGCCCATGATGAGGTTGAAGAAGATGATCGGCGAGATCATGGGCAGCGTTACGTGCCAGAATTTGCTCCAGACGCCGGCCCCGTCCAGCGCGGCGGCCTCATAGAGCGACGTGGGGACGTCCTGCAGGCCGGCAAGGTAGATGATGACGCCGCCGCCGGCGCCCCACACGCCCATCAACACCATCGCGGGCTTCGCCCAGATCGGGTCGCCAAGCCACGCCGGCCCCGGGATGCCGAACTTGCCAAGTACCGTGTTGATCAGGCCGATCTCGGGGTTGAACAACCACAGCCAGAGGATGGCGGACGCCACGGCCGGAACGAGGCTCGGAAGGTAGTAGATGGTCCGGTAGATCGTGATCCCCCGAACCTTCTGGTTGAGAAGCAACGCAAGCCCCAGGGCAGCGATAAGGCCCAGCGGAAGCGCGAAGACGACCATGTACATCGTGTTCCAGAGCGATTTCCAGAAGACGTCGTCCTCGAAGAACATCTGGCGGTAGTTGTCCAGGCCGATCCAGTGCGGTGCGCATAACCCGCTGTAACTGCAGAAACTGTAATACAGTGACGCCAGGAGCGGATAGGCGGTGAACACGAGGAAACCGATGATCCACGGCGACGCAAACAGGAGGCCGTTGCGCAGATTGCGCCGCTCCTGGGTGCCGGTTCGTTTCCGGACAGCGTCCTGCCTCCTGACTCCTGTCTCCTGCCTCAATAGACCGCCTCCAACTGAGCGCGCTTGAGTTCTTTCTCGATCTTCACCTGTACCGCCTTCAGCAGCGTCGCCGGATCGCCTCCCCCGTGCACGGCTTTGTCCTCAGCGCGCTGAATCTCGGCGATGTACATCTGCCAGATTGGCATCTGCGGCGGCCCGAACGCGTTGGGGCCGCCCGCGATCTCCGCCGAGAAGCGCAGCAGTTTCTGGCTCTGGATTTCGGGCGATGCTGCCACAACCTTCAGCGGAGAGCCGTTGCTGATTCCCACGCAGAATCGTTTGTTTTGCTTCGGGCTCAGGAACCAGTTGAGGAACGTCCACGCTTCTTGCTTGTGGCGCGAAGCCGCCGGGATGACGAAAACGCTGGCGTTCAGGGTAGTGCAGTCCGGCCGTCCGCCCGCTGGCGCGGGATAGGCGAAAGCATCGTAGCGGAAACCCTTCGGCGCGTACCGGTCGATGAATTGGGCGATCCACGGTCCGGTCGGCATCATCTGCTGCTTTCCGGTGAAAAAGGGGCCGGACGGGGTCTGCTGGCTGCCGAAAGTGCTTTCGAACACCTCCATGCGTCGGATATCGTTCTTCTCTGCGAAATCCTGGAGAAACCGAAGCGCCGCCACATTTCGCGGGTCCGTAGCCGTCACCTTCCCCGTCTCGGGTTCAAACCAGTGTCCGCCGAAAATGTAGGCCCAATCGAGGAGGCTCGACGGGCGCATCCCGTACTGCTTGTATCCGCCCCTGGAGTTCCGGATCATCAGCGCAGAATTGACCTTCGCCCACTCCGCAAGGTTGGTCGGCGGTTTCAGGCCCTTCGCCTCAAATCCGGCCTTGTTGTATACGATGAAATTCGCCGTGAGCGTGCCCAGGAGCCCCCAGGTGTGGTTGTGGTACTGCTGCATCTTCCACGCGCCGGGCACCCATTCGTCCGGCCGCCGGCCGCTGGCTTTGAAGTACTCGTCCAACGGCGTGAGGGCGCCGCGCATCGCATAGCCGGCCAGTTCGTCCGACCACACCGCCGAGCACACATCCGGGACATCTCCACCCGCGAACGCGATACGCACCTTCTCGTACGAACCGAAGACGCTGAGCACGCGAACGTGGATGCCGGGGTTCCCGGCGTTGAACTCGTCGACCATCTTCTGGATGAGGTCGAGTTCGAACCCGCTCCAACCCGTCCAATAGACGACCTCGACCGGGCCGCCCCGTTTGGGACCGCCGCAGCCTGACGCGAACAGTGCCGTCAGAAGGAGGGATGCCGCAACAAGAATTCCTAAACGTCGCGTGGCCATACCATTGTTATATAACACTAACCGCCCAAAGAGCAAGTGACAATTGCAGAACCATAGGCTGTCCTGAAATCTACTGTATCTGATAGAGCGAAATGCAGTCGATCGCTATGGCGGCCGTGCCCAGCGATTCCACCCGGGTTTCGAGTTTACCGCCAGGGTATTCGAACGGCAGCGCAACGGAAATGTATTTCCCCACCGGCGCTTCCTCTGCCGTTACGGGACGCT
The window above is part of the Armatimonadota bacterium genome. Proteins encoded here:
- a CDS encoding sugar ABC transporter permease, producing the protein MRQETGVRRQDAVRKRTGTQERRNLRNGLLFASPWIIGFLVFTAYPLLASLYYSFCSYSGLCAPHWIGLDNYRQMFFEDDVFWKSLWNTMYMVVFALPLGLIAALGLALLLNQKVRGITIYRTIYYLPSLVPAVASAILWLWLFNPEIGLINTVLGKFGIPGPAWLGDPIWAKPAMVLMGVWGAGGGVIIYLAGLQDVPTSLYEAAALDGAGVWSKFWHVTLPMISPIIFFNLIMGIIGMFQYFTQAYVMTKGGPQDSTMFYALHLFMGAFVDWKMGYASAMAWVLFAITLVCSLVVMKSSARWVYYGGGD
- a CDS encoding extracellular solute-binding protein is translated as MATRRLGILVAASLLLTALFASGCGGPKRGGPVEVVYWTGWSGFELDLIQKMVDEFNAGNPGIHVRVLSVFGSYEKVRIAFAGGDVPDVCSAVWSDELAGYAMRGALTPLDEYFKASGRRPDEWVPGAWKMQQYHNHTWGLLGTLTANFIVYNKAGFEAKGLKPPTNLAEWAKVNSALMIRNSRGGYKQYGMRPSSLLDWAYIFGGHWFEPETGKVTATDPRNVAALRFLQDFAEKNDIRRMEVFESTFGSQQTPSGPFFTGKQQMMPTGPWIAQFIDRYAPKGFRYDAFAYPAPAGGRPDCTTLNASVFVIPAASRHKQEAWTFLNWFLSPKQNKRFCVGISNGSPLKVVAASPEIQSQKLLRFSAEIAGGPNAFGPPQMPIWQMYIAEIQRAEDKAVHGGGDPATLLKAVQVKIEKELKRAQLEAVY